Proteins encoded by one window of Desulfovibrio sp.:
- a CDS encoding sugar transferase, with product MISSYRMGLLQVLDLLCILLALAISGLTTIAPDLSVFDDYTGATLFTIFFYMLFFYILDAYSVGQEDFKETAGRVLVACLLAIISSATASYAFQHWRFDRETVVSLFVLSFCFSLFWRWLYHLNAHKLTHPLRILLVGVDRAGKVRQLLAEGLPQAEIIGYVGEHDQGPDAGPCLGPPFLALDIAHEKKATMILLLPDAPIDDDIAHDLLEAKLRGSMVVDIRSFYEHVVQRLPLSQITDEWLLQTEGFSLNTRGSLRRLKRALDVLISLVLLIPATPIMLLTALIVRLESPGPVIYKQDRVGLFEKEFTVYKFRSMRADAEKNGAVWASAGDARVTRFGRFIRKVRIDELPQIWNILKGDMSFIGPRPERMAFVQKLKETIPYYSLRHTVKPGLTGWAQVCYPYGASEEDARRKLEYDLYYIKNMSILLDINIIFKTVGVVLFPKGAR from the coding sequence ATGATAAGCAGTTATCGTATGGGACTTTTACAGGTGCTGGACCTGCTCTGCATCCTGCTGGCCCTGGCAATTTCCGGGCTGACCACTATTGCGCCGGATTTGAGCGTTTTTGACGACTATACCGGCGCCACGCTCTTTACCATCTTCTTTTACATGCTGTTTTTCTATATTCTTGACGCCTACAGCGTGGGTCAGGAAGACTTCAAGGAAACTGCGGGCCGCGTGCTTGTGGCCTGCCTGCTGGCCATCATTTCATCGGCAACGGCCTCCTACGCCTTCCAGCACTGGCGTTTTGACCGTGAAACCGTTGTTTCGCTTTTTGTGCTCTCTTTCTGCTTCAGCCTGTTCTGGCGCTGGCTGTATCACCTCAATGCGCACAAGCTCACCCATCCCCTGCGCATTCTTCTCGTGGGCGTTGACCGTGCCGGCAAAGTGCGGCAACTGCTGGCCGAAGGGCTGCCCCAGGCCGAAATCATCGGCTATGTGGGCGAACACGATCAGGGCCCGGACGCAGGCCCCTGCCTTGGCCCGCCATTTCTGGCGCTGGACATAGCCCACGAAAAAAAGGCCACAATGATCCTGCTGCTGCCCGATGCCCCCATTGACGACGACATCGCGCATGATCTGCTTGAAGCCAAGCTTCGCGGCAGCATGGTTGTGGATATTCGCAGTTTTTACGAACACGTGGTGCAGCGCCTGCCGCTTTCACAGATCACGGACGAATGGCTGTTGCAGACAGAAGGCTTTTCGCTGAACACGCGCGGCTCACTGCGGCGGCTCAAACGCGCCCTGGACGTGCTCATTTCACTGGTGCTGCTCATACCCGCCACGCCCATCATGCTGCTGACCGCCCTCATCGTGCGCCTGGAATCCCCCGGCCCGGTCATTTACAAGCAGGATCGCGTGGGACTGTTTGAAAAGGAATTTACGGTGTACAAATTCCGCTCCATGCGGGCTGACGCCGAAAAGAACGGAGCCGTCTGGGCCAGCGCCGGGGACGCCCGCGTGACCCGCTTCGGCCGCTTCATACGCAAGGTGCGCATAGACGAACTGCCGCAGATATGGAACATCCTCAAAGGCGACATGAGCTTTATCGGCCCCCGCCCCGAGCGCATGGCCTTTGTGCAGAAGCTCAAGGAAACCATACCCTACTACAGCCTGCGCCACACGGTTAAACCCGGCCTCACGGGCTGGGCCCAGGTGTGCTACCCCTACGGCGCGTCCGAAGAAGACGCCCGCCGCAAGCTGGAATACGACCTGTATTACATCAAGAACATGTCCATTCTGCTGGACATCAACATCATCTTCAAAACCGTCGGCGTGGTGCTCTTTCCCAAGGGCGCGCGCTAG
- a CDS encoding GyrI-like domain-containing protein, translating to MSDFNVTIVEYPAKRLTGIKVRSNMAKAQEDCPALWQRFCTDYAQVMPTAAYGVTVMINAEDFDYWAAVEDKGGRLPADLKHVDIPAGKYAVCSVPNLASIGEAYRFIFQNWFASQQTYAYDEQSLSFELYPSHWSVENPFEIYVGIKG from the coding sequence GTGAGCGACTTCAACGTGACGATTGTGGAATACCCGGCCAAGCGCCTCACCGGCATAAAGGTGCGTTCCAACATGGCTAAAGCGCAGGAGGATTGCCCCGCCCTGTGGCAGCGTTTCTGCACCGACTATGCGCAGGTCATGCCCACTGCGGCCTATGGCGTGACTGTCATGATCAATGCGGAAGACTTCGACTACTGGGCAGCCGTGGAAGACAAGGGCGGGCGTCTGCCAGCCGACCTTAAGCATGTGGACATTCCGGCGGGCAAATATGCGGTTTGCAGCGTGCCCAACCTTGCGAGCATCGGGGAAGCGTATAGGTTCATTTTTCAAAATTGGTTCGCCAGCCAGCAGACGTATGCCTATGACGAACAGTCACTGAGCTTTGAGCTGTATCCCTCGCACTGGAGCGTGGAAAATCCTTTTGAGATCTATGTGGGCATAAAGGGCTAA